In the Octadecabacter sp. SW4 genome, one interval contains:
- a CDS encoding universal stress protein, whose amino-acid sequence MPDIHPGSAIVERTHGREKDARLFRHVMACLDRSPDAARILDEAVLLANQTGADLTAMRVVPAGSSTVQCADPVDWELTKRDETADILRMSDTVGATTDIRAIVACGSPARCIHDEALRSDVDLLVLGTGTFGPPSRWSLGGTARHLAEVFHGSVLLVPDDIAGEPPRTRRIIVPMDGSSASEAALRFAAAIARARGAELVILHAFSHVGAFDPGRTQQGDQVLWHEIREEAARTAEDRLERLRRLLPVHRPGNRVRRLSGDEPRRALMKAICEERGELVVISARGLGNDPDLPIGSTAEYLLSRAVTPILLIRNAETSSHRAGGAAPRRPAALRQLP is encoded by the coding sequence ATGCCTGATATTCATCCTGGGTCGGCCATCGTGGAGCGGACTCATGGGCGCGAGAAAGACGCGCGCCTGTTTCGCCATGTGATGGCTTGCCTTGACCGGTCTCCTGATGCCGCGCGCATACTGGACGAGGCTGTATTGCTGGCGAACCAAACGGGGGCCGACCTGACGGCCATGCGGGTCGTGCCCGCCGGGTCGTCCACGGTTCAGTGTGCCGATCCCGTCGACTGGGAGTTGACCAAACGGGATGAAACTGCAGATATTTTGCGGATGTCCGACACGGTCGGGGCAACCACCGACATCCGTGCGATCGTGGCTTGCGGTTCGCCCGCGCGGTGCATTCACGACGAGGCGCTTCGATCCGATGTGGATCTTCTGGTCTTGGGCACGGGGACTTTCGGGCCTCCAAGCCGATGGAGCCTCGGAGGCACAGCCCGACATCTTGCGGAGGTCTTTCACGGATCGGTTCTGCTCGTTCCGGACGACATTGCAGGCGAGCCGCCCAGGACCCGCCGTATCATAGTTCCAATGGACGGTTCGTCGGCTTCGGAAGCCGCGCTTCGGTTCGCAGCGGCGATCGCGCGGGCCCGGGGGGCGGAACTCGTCATTCTGCACGCTTTCTCGCATGTCGGCGCGTTCGACCCTGGGCGGACGCAACAGGGAGATCAGGTGCTCTGGCACGAAATCAGGGAGGAGGCGGCACGCACCGCCGAAGATCGGCTTGAGCGTTTGCGTCGATTGCTCCCGGTCCACCGGCCCGGCAACCGTGTCCGTCGGCTCAGCGGCGATGAACCACGCAGGGCTCTGATGAAGGCGATTTGCGAGGAGCGGGGCGAACTCGTGGTCATTTCGGCGCGCGGGCTGGGAAACGATCCGGATCTGCCCATCGGGAGCACTGCGGAATATCTCCTTTCCCGTGCCGTCACACCAATCCTGCTGATCCGGAATGCGGAGACGAGCAGCCATCGCGCTGGCGGTGCAGCACCAAGACGGCCTGCCGCCTTGCGGCAATTGCCGTGA
- a CDS encoding BON domain-containing protein produces the protein MPTEIRKDIVLDVACSVEEEMTDKQLRLDIIDELDFEPSIDAADIGVAVDQGVVTLTGHVRSYSEKITTLDIVENVVGVRAIADQIEVRPIGAHITADDEIAKRVANSLTWNTSVPEDKIHVTVAKGRVTLEGDVEWRYQADTAVRSIGRLTGVTDINNHLKVRPSVKASDVSERIKKTLVRDAELDASGIRVVVHDGTVTLEGKVRYLGERRSAERAAWAAPGVTNVIDHLAVQ, from the coding sequence ATGCCAACGGAAATCCGCAAAGATATCGTCCTTGACGTGGCTTGCAGCGTGGAGGAAGAAATGACTGACAAGCAACTACGACTGGACATCATCGACGAGCTCGATTTCGAGCCAAGCATTGATGCGGCCGACATCGGCGTAGCGGTCGATCAGGGTGTCGTGACGCTGACGGGACATGTCCGCAGCTACAGCGAAAAGATCACGACGCTGGACATCGTTGAAAACGTCGTGGGCGTCCGTGCGATCGCCGACCAGATCGAGGTCCGGCCAATTGGTGCCCACATCACAGCTGACGATGAGATTGCGAAACGTGTCGCCAATTCGCTGACGTGGAACACTTCGGTACCGGAGGACAAAATCCACGTTACCGTCGCCAAGGGCCGGGTCACGCTCGAGGGTGATGTGGAATGGCGCTATCAGGCTGATACGGCGGTGCGGTCCATCGGTCGGCTAACAGGTGTCACGGACATCAACAACCATCTCAAGGTCCGACCGTCGGTAAAGGCTTCAGACGTATCTGAGCGGATCAAGAAGACGCTCGTGCGTGACGCCGAACTCGATGCCTCGGGAATCCGCGTGGTGGTTCATGACGGGACCGTCACGCTTGAGGGGAAAGTCCGCTATCTGGGCGAACGCAGGAGCGCGGAGCGCGCGGCGTGGGCGGCCCCCGGGGTGACGAATGTCATCGATCATCTGGCGGTGCAGTGA
- a CDS encoding hydrolase: protein MQINELPRYDMSINTTGCCPRFNPEGWDGQDLHFRDKPMVRAVTMSAMHVPLNMGRVLSRVQGHIADVGALDPNDCIVLTRDISPWASEHYFSVGKPVEDEEMTTLSGDFITKVFEGPYREARNWYQEMHDPVRTRGGTPGDVYFFYTTCPRCAKAYGKNDVVGVAETCAA from the coding sequence GTGCAGATCAACGAATTGCCACGCTACGACATGTCGATCAACACGACTGGGTGTTGTCCCAGGTTCAATCCCGAGGGATGGGACGGGCAGGATCTGCATTTCCGCGACAAGCCCATGGTGCGGGCGGTGACAATGTCGGCCATGCATGTGCCGCTGAACATGGGCCGGGTGTTGTCCCGTGTGCAAGGCCACATCGCGGATGTCGGTGCGCTTGATCCCAACGACTGCATCGTGCTGACCCGGGACATTTCGCCCTGGGCCAGCGAGCACTATTTTTCCGTCGGCAAGCCGGTGGAAGACGAGGAAATGACGACGCTGTCAGGGGATTTTATCACCAAGGTCTTCGAAGGACCCTATCGCGAGGCCCGCAACTGGTATCAAGAGATGCACGACCCGGTCCGCACGCGCGGCGGAACGCCGGGCGATGTCTATTTCTTCTACACAACCTGCCCGCGCTGCGCAAAAGCCTATGGCAAGAACGACGTCGTTGGTGTGGCGGAAACCTGCGCCGCCTAG
- a CDS encoding YgiT-type zinc finger protein has product MPAANVSNVNDRPGRTCSRCGGYDLVDCETTTSIWSGEKPYVIERIPALRCATCAEVLIDSETAETLKQIGHDVLNGGMSERKIEVPVITFPASTF; this is encoded by the coding sequence ATGCCCGCAGCCAACGTCTCGAACGTCAACGATCGACCCGGCAGAACATGCTCCCGTTGCGGCGGGTATGACCTCGTCGACTGCGAAACCACGACCTCGATCTGGAGCGGGGAAAAGCCTTATGTAATAGAGCGGATACCCGCGCTGCGTTGTGCAACGTGCGCGGAAGTCCTGATCGACAGCGAGACAGCAGAAACCTTGAAGCAGATCGGTCATGACGTTCTGAATGGAGGTATGAGCGAGCGCAAGATCGAGGTGCCGGTGATCACCTTCCCGGCGTCCACCTTCTAG
- a CDS encoding glucoamylase family protein yields the protein MREDMPPAFYRRLARSALPEARGSPRAFLAACSYFDETHAQVDAATATAFVSAFQGEEGFALAELWAFPAMLRLVAIEEIVATFCCLVPELGPPFQGLERPENWQDRDPTDALSRAIVALAAIERIDWKAFVEATSHVEAILRQSPDGLYPGMDFDTRDRYRQAIEDLAEGTGASEPNIAREAVRMSRGHPESPRQSHVGWWLVDGGRGEFETLTGYRGKRVGALRRLALRRPGWVYATGLVGVGALALAVPLALLVAWDTSGIALVLGGLLLLMPASIIAVTVTNWLVTQIVPPRVQPKMDLRNGLPKDVKAAVIVPAIFGSPDEVVPVLAQLERHMLTNPDPQIRYALLSDPTDAQHEVTARDEALEAALVDGIRALNRRYEKTAPFVLLHRRRSWNEVDGIWMGWERKRGKIEAFNDFLHEEAADAFPLTEGDVAGLRAAKFIVTLDADTIAPPGAVHSLLGALAHPLNRAEFDGEGERVIAGYTFIQPRIEISPEAGAISPFTRLYTGDTAIDIYSRAVSDVYQDLFGEGIFTGKGAYDAMAFRRSLGNRVPENALVSHDLFEGLHGRAALASDIVLYEGFPERYPDFARRMHRWIRGDWQLLPWLGRHAPGRGGARLRNPLSALDRWKVVDNLRRSLIAPSLVLLAICGWLVIPEAALVWTLLTVAAPGSYLVTYIVTGISRGRRRGAVQDRWRQLRDHAGRWLLEIAFMANEAVISLDAIARALWRLNVSRRGMLEWSTAAHVAATGADTRARFWIDMAGAPLLGLAITATLAVLAPAALPGALPLLVLWMLSPEIAYLICRPWRPVEDSLSDTDVAWLRHIARRTWAYFETFAGPEDNWLAPDNYQTDPETKIAHRSSPTNVGMQFLSSMTALDLGHIGLRDFAQRTAYALEALERIERHQGHLVNWFDTRTLLSLEPRYISTVDSGNLAVALLTLREGLIEAANGPALSRCLWDGFIDTLGILAEATEDLPTEHSQMLRARIRVLSDSAEAARDDPAGWRRALCRSLEEDLPELSGAILKSLDAVPGTDPGELHFWLERCRHHVASFLRDLDTLCPWLAVEGFIEVEEQVAEIARRLCPDMPFGQLDDVFSRMQDDIESLARTEAKGAELQTAISAGKTAHVALRNNLLALAEKAGRLAMEMDYAFLYDRETRTFFIGYNLSFDRMDDHRYDLLASEARLASYIAIAKGDVPAEHWFHLGRPISRSSGPLTILSWNGSMFEFLMPALLIRSAPGQLLGQSEQAAVDIQRRYGDRLGLPWGVSEAAFAARDTAQNYQYRAFGVAGLGMRQGLADDYVVAPYASALALSVRPGAAVENLHRLEALGIRGRYGFYDSVDFTPSRLPQTATHVPVFTYMAHHQGMLLSAIGNALNDNVFVRRFHRDPRISAIDLLMHERVPWEYIPEPLPDAGSTLPKQIERRVHPLDGWPAEDTDAPQVHTLGNGHLSVWLTSAATGSIWRHGQSLTSWVGDNVIDNTAARLLLRDAEDGATWDFRRTPEQWVDVMFHAEKASFHLQHHDIAATQEICVAAADDVEIRRVTLVNHDDRHRVVDVTTYAEPVLAPHAAHERHPAFSKLFVRSEILPDMDAALFTRRPRRPEDSPPVMLHRLLCEDRAVAPAGIETDRRALVGRHGTYLAAANADMTGAAGWTLDPVAALRARVNLAPGQRTTFAYLTIAAGSRQAAIDTAERYATVAALDWAFEDAARSAADEANRVGLSQSDMVDAQRLATRLLRPPARTAANGETGGPGQPDLWGLGVSGDHPIMLVRIADADSADLLPSIVRAQRWLRRNGLRSDLVLLGTKASSYEAPIAARLRDALRDAGLAEGLGGDGGVHLHSIDRISPFQVRALETLARVTLDGAARTLAAALPTSQEDDVKPPVFDPGGQAMTEALARLERPQDLVCDNGLGGFVPESGDYLMQIGPGQTTPVPWCNVIANDDFGTIVTESGLGFTWSLNSGEFRLTPWSNDPVADTQGEAVYLRDEETAQVWTVTPLPRGDRVQCRIIHRAGETVWERSSHGLAQRLSISVPQDAPVKMISLELTNTTTRQRRITATCYADWQLGATPSTAKPHVRTGYHGTARALIAQSSWSPTFADQIAFLTASRPAHAMTCDRAAFLGSGGTAMPEGLRRWSPWGRTDAVEDACAVYQVHLDIAPGATETVVFVLGAATSLAAIETLAETFASPEQAAAATQAVADGWQHRLGAIRVETPDEALDLMVNRWLPYQSFASRIRARAGFQQASGGVGFRDQLQDMMAFLLSEPHRVRAHILDCARHQFEEGDVLHWWHPPEDRGVRTRCSDDMLWLVYATHAYVRATGDTSILQEEVPFLSAPPLAEDEEDRYAAFETGQEATLLEHCLRAMQRGATKGAHGLPLIGSGDWNDGMDRVGSRGRGESVWLAWFAAYCGDACADLADLSGRADEAGFWRKRAEELRQAAETCAWDGEWYLRAFDDDGFPWGSAQNDECRIDSIAQSWAVLAGAPNRARAETALRSAAAHLIDPEHRLVRLLTPTFDKTPRDPGYIRAYPPGVRENGGQYTHAATWLGLAFARLGDGDEAYRIFDLINPARRTARPEDMHSYRGEPYVIPADVGGAAPFEGRAGWTWYTGAAAWAWRLAVEGILGLELRGGALRIAPCLPSDWTGYRATVRGQGGSIAIEVEQVDCSDGGAANTQDAGGEDGTIVAFPTDGSTRQVRLQVRRGSIERTRQANAGS from the coding sequence GTGCGCGAGGATATGCCGCCGGCTTTCTATCGCCGCCTTGCCCGATCCGCTTTGCCGGAAGCGCGCGGGAGTCCGCGCGCGTTTTTGGCGGCATGCAGCTACTTTGATGAAACGCATGCGCAGGTCGACGCTGCCACCGCCACAGCTTTCGTGAGTGCGTTCCAAGGCGAGGAAGGGTTCGCCCTCGCCGAGCTTTGGGCGTTCCCTGCGATGCTTCGCCTCGTGGCGATCGAAGAAATCGTGGCGACTTTTTGCTGTCTTGTCCCGGAACTCGGACCACCGTTTCAAGGGCTGGAGAGGCCCGAGAACTGGCAAGACCGTGACCCAACCGATGCCCTGTCGCGGGCGATCGTCGCGCTCGCCGCAATTGAACGGATCGACTGGAAAGCCTTCGTGGAAGCGACAAGCCACGTTGAGGCAATCCTGCGCCAGTCACCCGACGGTTTATACCCCGGGATGGACTTTGACACGCGAGATCGGTATCGACAGGCGATCGAGGACCTCGCCGAAGGGACTGGAGCCTCAGAGCCGAACATCGCGCGCGAGGCGGTTCGTATGTCGCGCGGCCACCCGGAATCACCGCGCCAAAGCCATGTCGGATGGTGGCTGGTTGATGGCGGACGTGGCGAGTTCGAAACCCTGACAGGCTATCGCGGCAAGCGCGTCGGCGCCTTGCGCCGTCTGGCTCTCCGCCGACCGGGATGGGTCTACGCGACGGGTCTTGTCGGCGTTGGCGCACTGGCGCTTGCCGTCCCGCTTGCTCTGCTCGTCGCCTGGGACACAAGCGGCATTGCTCTCGTGCTTGGGGGTCTGCTGTTGCTGATGCCCGCTTCGATCATTGCGGTGACGGTGACGAACTGGCTCGTCACGCAGATCGTGCCGCCGCGGGTTCAGCCAAAGATGGACTTGCGAAATGGATTGCCCAAAGACGTCAAGGCGGCCGTCATCGTCCCAGCCATTTTCGGAAGTCCCGATGAGGTTGTTCCCGTTCTTGCCCAGCTTGAACGTCACATGCTGACGAACCCGGATCCGCAGATTCGCTACGCGCTTTTGAGCGACCCGACCGATGCCCAGCACGAAGTAACTGCCCGGGACGAAGCACTTGAGGCCGCGCTCGTTGATGGGATTCGCGCGTTGAACCGACGATATGAGAAGACCGCGCCCTTCGTCCTGCTCCATCGCCGACGCAGCTGGAACGAGGTGGACGGCATCTGGATGGGATGGGAACGCAAGCGTGGAAAGATCGAGGCATTCAACGACTTCCTGCATGAAGAGGCGGCGGATGCTTTCCCCCTGACCGAAGGGGATGTCGCAGGATTGCGCGCCGCGAAGTTTATCGTGACGCTCGATGCCGACACGATCGCGCCCCCGGGCGCGGTGCACAGCCTTCTTGGCGCGCTTGCCCATCCGCTCAACCGGGCGGAATTCGACGGGGAGGGAGAGCGTGTCATCGCGGGCTACACGTTCATCCAGCCAAGGATTGAAATATCACCGGAGGCGGGGGCGATTTCACCGTTCACGCGGCTCTACACCGGCGATACTGCCATCGACATTTACAGCCGCGCGGTATCGGACGTTTATCAGGATCTTTTCGGCGAGGGGATTTTCACCGGAAAGGGGGCTTATGATGCAATGGCCTTTCGGCGCAGCCTCGGGAACCGGGTTCCCGAAAACGCGCTGGTCAGCCACGACCTGTTCGAGGGGCTGCACGGGCGGGCGGCTCTCGCAAGCGATATCGTGCTCTACGAGGGATTTCCGGAGCGCTATCCGGATTTCGCACGCCGTATGCACCGCTGGATTCGCGGGGACTGGCAATTGCTGCCTTGGCTCGGCCGACATGCACCGGGGCGCGGCGGCGCTCGGCTGCGCAATCCTCTGTCAGCACTCGATCGTTGGAAGGTCGTTGATAATCTCCGCCGCAGTCTGATCGCTCCGTCCCTGGTGTTGCTGGCCATTTGCGGTTGGCTCGTGATTCCCGAGGCTGCGCTGGTTTGGACGCTGCTGACCGTGGCGGCCCCCGGCTCCTATCTCGTGACCTACATCGTCACGGGAATCTCACGCGGGCGTCGCCGCGGTGCCGTGCAGGACCGCTGGCGACAATTGCGCGACCACGCCGGCCGCTGGCTTCTGGAAATCGCCTTCATGGCGAACGAGGCCGTGATCAGCCTTGACGCCATCGCACGAGCGTTGTGGCGGCTTAACGTGTCGCGGCGCGGCATGCTGGAATGGTCGACTGCCGCCCATGTTGCCGCGACCGGGGCCGATACGCGGGCCCGCTTCTGGATCGACATGGCGGGCGCACCCCTGCTTGGTCTCGCCATCACGGCGACACTGGCTGTGCTGGCACCTGCCGCCTTGCCCGGAGCCCTGCCGCTGCTGGTGCTCTGGATGCTGTCGCCAGAAATCGCGTATCTGATATGTCGGCCATGGCGCCCTGTGGAGGACAGTCTTTCGGACACCGACGTTGCGTGGCTGCGCCACATCGCGCGGCGCACATGGGCCTATTTCGAGACCTTCGCCGGACCCGAGGACAACTGGCTGGCGCCCGACAACTACCAGACCGATCCCGAGACGAAAATCGCCCACCGATCGTCGCCCACGAATGTCGGGATGCAATTCCTCTCGTCCATGACGGCACTTGATCTGGGACATATCGGGCTGCGCGACTTCGCGCAGCGGACCGCTTATGCACTTGAGGCGCTGGAGCGGATCGAGCGCCACCAAGGGCATCTCGTGAACTGGTTTGATACGCGCACCCTTTTGTCGCTCGAGCCGCGCTATATCTCGACGGTGGACAGTGGCAACCTCGCGGTGGCACTTCTGACGCTGCGCGAAGGCCTCATCGAGGCCGCGAATGGGCCGGCGCTGTCGCGTTGCCTCTGGGACGGGTTCATCGACACGCTTGGAATTCTGGCCGAGGCAACGGAAGATCTGCCGACCGAGCATTCACAGATGCTAAGGGCGCGCATCCGCGTCCTGAGCGACAGCGCCGAAGCGGCGCGGGATGATCCGGCTGGGTGGCGCAGAGCCCTTTGTCGCAGTCTTGAAGAAGACCTGCCCGAGCTATCCGGCGCGATCCTGAAATCCCTTGATGCCGTGCCCGGCACCGATCCGGGCGAGTTGCATTTCTGGCTCGAGCGCTGCCGCCATCACGTGGCAAGTTTCTTGCGTGATCTCGACACCCTTTGCCCATGGCTGGCAGTCGAAGGTTTCATTGAGGTCGAGGAACAGGTCGCCGAGATCGCTAGAAGACTGTGCCCGGACATGCCGTTCGGGCAGCTTGATGATGTGTTCTCACGGATGCAGGACGACATTGAAAGCCTCGCGAGAACCGAGGCCAAAGGCGCGGAGCTGCAGACTGCCATTTCCGCCGGAAAGACGGCACATGTGGCTTTGCGCAACAACCTGTTGGCCCTTGCCGAGAAGGCCGGCAGGCTCGCGATGGAAATGGACTACGCCTTCCTTTACGACAGGGAAACCCGGACGTTCTTTATTGGATACAATCTCAGTTTCGACCGGATGGACGATCATCGCTACGATCTGCTCGCGTCCGAGGCGCGGCTGGCCAGCTATATCGCCATCGCCAAGGGCGATGTTCCGGCAGAACACTGGTTCCACCTGGGGCGGCCGATATCGCGTTCCTCCGGTCCACTGACGATCCTGTCGTGGAACGGGTCGATGTTCGAGTTCCTGATGCCAGCGCTTCTGATCCGTAGCGCCCCGGGTCAGTTGCTGGGCCAGAGCGAGCAGGCCGCCGTCGATATCCAGCGTCGCTATGGAGACCGGCTTGGCTTGCCCTGGGGTGTGTCGGAGGCCGCATTCGCCGCACGGGACACGGCACAGAACTATCAGTATCGCGCGTTCGGCGTAGCCGGGCTGGGCATGCGTCAGGGACTCGCCGATGACTACGTGGTTGCCCCCTACGCCAGTGCGCTGGCGCTGTCGGTCCGACCGGGCGCAGCCGTGGAAAATCTACACCGGCTCGAGGCGCTTGGCATCCGGGGGCGCTACGGATTCTACGATTCCGTTGACTTCACACCTTCGCGGTTACCCCAAACAGCCACTCACGTGCCGGTTTTCACCTATATGGCACACCATCAGGGCATGCTTCTGTCCGCCATCGGCAATGCGCTCAACGACAACGTTTTCGTGCGTCGCTTCCACCGCGATCCGCGCATTTCAGCCATTGATCTGCTGATGCATGAACGGGTGCCGTGGGAGTATATCCCCGAGCCGTTGCCGGACGCAGGCTCGACGCTCCCCAAGCAGATTGAACGACGCGTGCACCCGCTGGACGGCTGGCCTGCCGAGGACACGGATGCACCTCAGGTCCACACACTCGGGAACGGTCATCTCTCGGTCTGGCTGACGAGCGCGGCAACGGGGAGTATCTGGCGGCACGGGCAGTCGCTAACCAGTTGGGTTGGCGATAACGTCATCGACAATACCGCGGCGCGGCTATTGCTGCGCGATGCCGAGGATGGCGCCACATGGGACTTCCGACGCACGCCGGAACAATGGGTGGATGTGATGTTTCACGCTGAAAAAGCGTCCTTCCACCTGCAGCACCATGACATCGCCGCAACCCAGGAGATTTGCGTCGCTGCGGCCGATGACGTGGAAATCCGGCGCGTGACGCTGGTCAACCATGACGACCGTCACCGGGTGGTTGACGTCACGACATATGCGGAACCGGTCCTTGCGCCACATGCGGCGCACGAACGCCATCCTGCCTTCAGCAAGCTTTTCGTCAGGAGCGAGATATTGCCGGATATGGACGCAGCGCTTTTTACCCGACGTCCACGTCGGCCAGAGGATTCGCCTCCGGTGATGCTGCACCGGCTGTTATGTGAGGATCGGGCCGTCGCCCCCGCGGGCATCGAAACGGACAGGCGGGCGCTGGTCGGTCGTCACGGAACGTATCTCGCCGCCGCAAATGCGGATATGACCGGTGCGGCAGGCTGGACTCTCGATCCGGTGGCAGCGCTGCGGGCGCGGGTCAATCTTGCGCCGGGACAGCGCACAACATTCGCATATCTCACGATCGCGGCCGGGTCGCGGCAGGCGGCAATCGACACGGCAGAACGCTACGCCACCGTCGCCGCACTGGACTGGGCCTTCGAGGATGCAGCCCGCTCGGCAGCGGATGAGGCAAATCGTGTCGGCCTGTCGCAATCGGATATGGTCGATGCACAGCGCCTGGCCACCCGCCTTCTCAGGCCGCCTGCAAGGACCGCCGCAAACGGAGAGACCGGGGGACCCGGGCAGCCTGACTTGTGGGGGCTTGGCGTTTCCGGTGATCACCCGATTATGCTTGTCCGCATCGCAGATGCAGACAGCGCCGACCTGCTCCCGTCCATCGTGCGCGCGCAGCGTTGGCTCAGACGAAATGGCCTGCGGTCCGATCTTGTGCTTCTCGGCACGAAGGCCTCAAGCTACGAAGCGCCGATCGCGGCGAGACTGCGCGACGCTCTGCGCGATGCCGGGCTCGCCGAGGGTCTTGGCGGCGACGGCGGGGTTCATCTGCACAGCATTGACCGAATCTCGCCGTTCCAAGTGCGTGCGCTTGAGACACTCGCGCGGGTGACCCTTGATGGTGCCGCGCGAACGCTGGCTGCGGCGTTGCCGACATCGCAGGAAGACGACGTCAAACCGCCAGTCTTCGATCCCGGCGGCCAAGCGATGACCGAGGCCTTGGCGCGATTGGAACGACCCCAAGACCTCGTTTGCGACAACGGCCTCGGGGGCTTTGTCCCCGAAAGTGGCGATTATCTCATGCAGATTGGCCCCGGCCAGACCACCCCGGTGCCTTGGTGCAATGTCATCGCCAACGACGACTTCGGCACGATCGTCACGGAATCTGGGCTGGGGTTCACCTGGAGCCTGAACAGCGGGGAATTTCGCCTGACGCCATGGTCAAACGATCCGGTTGCGGACACCCAGGGTGAAGCGGTCTATCTGCGGGACGAGGAAACCGCGCAGGTCTGGACAGTCACACCATTGCCAAGGGGCGATCGGGTGCAATGCCGCATCATACACCGAGCGGGTGAGACGGTTTGGGAGCGGTCATCGCACGGACTTGCGCAGCGCCTTTCAATATCGGTGCCACAGGACGCACCGGTCAAGATGATCAGCCTGGAGCTGACGAACACCACGACACGCCAGCGGCGCATCACAGCGACCTGTTATGCAGACTGGCAACTTGGGGCGACACCGTCGACCGCCAAGCCACATGTCAGGACAGGCTATCACGGCACGGCCCGGGCGCTGATCGCGCAAAGCAGTTGGTCACCGACATTTGCCGACCAGATCGCGTTTCTGACTGCCAGCCGACCGGCACATGCGATGACCTGTGACCGTGCGGCGTTCCTCGGCTCCGGCGGCACAGCGATGCCCGAAGGCCTGCGGCGTTGGAGCCCCTGGGGGCGGACAGACGCGGTGGAAGACGCCTGCGCGGTCTACCAGGTGCATCTCGATATCGCGCCGGGCGCAACGGAAACGGTTGTCTTCGTGCTCGGGGCTGCCACCAGCCTGGCCGCGATCGAAACGCTCGCCGAGACCTTCGCTTCACCGGAACAGGCGGCTGCGGCCACGCAGGCAGTGGCGGATGGCTGGCAGCATCGTCTTGGTGCGATCCGGGTCGAGACACCGGATGAGGCCTTGGACCTTATGGTAAACCGCTGGCTGCCCTATCAGTCCTTTGCCTCTCGTATCCGCGCGCGCGCGGGGTTCCAGCAGGCCAGCGGCGGAGTCGGGTTCCGCGATCAGCTGCAGGACATGATGGCGTTCCTGTTGTCCGAGCCGCACCGTGTGCGCGCCCACATCCTCGATTGCGCCCGCCATCAATTCGAAGAGGGCGACGTGCTGCATTGGTGGCATCCGCCAGAGGACCGCGGCGTCAGAACCCGGTGTTCGGACGACATGCTCTGGCTGGTCTATGCCACCCATGCCTATGTCCGAGCGACCGGTGACACATCCATCCTTCAGGAAGAGGTGCCCTTTCTGTCCGCCCCGCCTTTGGCCGAGGACGAGGAGGACCGCTATGCCGCGTTCGAGACCGGGCAAGAGGCAACGCTGCTTGAACACTGTCTGCGCGCGATGCAGCGTGGCGCGACCAAGGGGGCACACGGTCTGCCACTGATCGGCAGCGGAGACTGGAACGATGGCATGGACCGGGTCGGCTCTCGCGGGCGCGGAGAAAGCGTCTGGCTGGCATGGTTTGCAGCATATTGCGGTGATGCCTGTGCCGATCTGGCCGACCTTTCCGGCCGGGCGGATGAGGCGGGGTTCTGGCGCAAGCGTGCAGAGGAATTGCGGCAGGCTGCGGAAACCTGCGCCTGGGACGGCGAATGGTATCTTCGCGCCTTTGACGATGACGGTTTCCCGTGGGGCTCGGCGCAGAATGACGAGTGTCGTATCGACAGCATTGCCCAGTCTTGGGCGGTTTTGGCGGGCGCGCCGAACCGGGCGCGCGCCGAAACTGCGCTCCGGTCGGCCGCCGCCCATCTGATTGACCCCGAACACCGGCTTGTGCGGCTCCTGACACCCACCTTCGACAAGACGCCACGCGATCCCGGTTACATCCGCGCCTATCCGCCGGGCGTGCGCGAGAACGGCGGCCAGTATACCCACGCGGCGACCTGGCTCGGGTTGGCGTTCGCGCGGCTCGGAGATGGCGATGAAGCATACCGGATATTCGACCTGATCAATCCCGCGCGGCGCACGGCGCGCCCCGAGGACATGCACTCGTACCGCGGTGAGCCCTACGTCATACCAGCAGATGTAGGTGGTGCGGCCCCATTCGAAGGGCGGGCCGGGTGGACCTGGTATACCGGTGCGGCAGCCTGGGCGTGGCGTCTGGCCGTCGAAGGAATCCTTGGGCTGGAACTGCGGGGCGGCGCCTTGCGTATCGCCCCCTGCCTTCCCTCCGATTGGACGGGATACCGCGCGACGGTGCGGGGGCAGGGCGGATCGATTGCGATTGAGGTAGAGCAAGTCGATTGCAGTGACGGCGGTGCCGCCAACACACAGGATGCGGGCGGCGAAGATGGCACGATCGTCGCGTTTCCAACCGACGGATCGACCCGCCAGGTTCGCTTGCAAGTCCGCCGTGGCAGCATCGAGCGCACGCGACAGGCCAACGCGGGGTCATGA